A genomic region of Oryza glaberrima chromosome 1, OglaRS2, whole genome shotgun sequence contains the following coding sequences:
- the LOC127781789 gene encoding uncharacterized protein LOC127781789, with amino-acid sequence MALACASRRLLAGAGTPARSFHSQPYQAKVGVVEFLNGVGKGVETHAAKVEEAVGGDLQRLLETRTLRLKKLGIPCKHRKLILSFAHKYRLGLWKPQAEAKKAQ; translated from the exons ATGGCTCTCGCGTGCGcatcgcgccgcctcctcgccggcgccggaacTCCGGCGAGATCCTTCCACTCCCAGCCCTACCAAG CCAAGGTCGGCGTGGTGGAGTTCCTCAACGGGGTCGGGAAGGGGGTGGAAACGCACGCCGcgaaggtggaggaggcggtgggagGCGACCTCCAGAGGCTCCTCGAGACCCGCACGCTGCGGCTCAAGAAGCTCGGCATCCCCTGCAAGCAT AGGAAGTTAATTTTGAGTTTTGCTCACAAGTATCGTCTTGGTCTTTGGAAGCCCCAAGCAGAAGCGAAGAAAGCGCAATGA